The following DNA comes from Bos indicus x Bos taurus breed Angus x Brahman F1 hybrid chromosome 5, Bos_hybrid_MaternalHap_v2.0, whole genome shotgun sequence.
cagaaaactaatatcatggcatctggtcccatcacttcatgggaaatagatgaggaaacagtggaaacagtggcagactttattttggggagctccaaaatcactgcagatggtgactgcagctatgaaattaaaagacacttactccttggaaggaaagttatggccaacctagacggcatattaaaaagtagagacattactttgtcaacaaaggtccatctagtcaaggctatggtttttctagtagtcatgtatggatgtgagagttggactataaagaaagctgagcgctgaagaattgatgcttttgagctgtggtgttggagaagactcttgagagtcccttggactgcaaggagatccaaccagtccatcctaaaggagatcagtcctgggtatttattggaaggactgatgttgaagctgaaactccaatactttggccaactgatgcaaagagctgactcatttgaaaagaccctgaagctgggaaatattcagagcaggaggagaaggggatgacagaggatgagatggttggatggcatcactgactcaatgaacatgagtttgggtaaactccgggaattggtgatggacagggaggcctgcgtgctgtggttcatggggtcgcaaagagtcggacacaactgagtgactgaactgaactgtactgaactgaatatacccCACACATATGAACAACACTTTGGTAGAACAGAGAAACAGACCACTAAACAGACTGAAAATCACATGATGACAGAACAATTCTAAAATCTGCTCTGATTGCTTGGATATCCTTCCTTCAAAATCTTTGCCCAAGTCACATCCTGTACCTTTAAGAAATGACACACTGATAACACCTAACCTCTCAATCCTGTTGGGCTAAGTCCCAACTCTAACCGTGTCTATACAGCGACAAGTTCTGCCCAGTGTGAAACTCAAAAGATAACATTGTTCTGGTCCCCTTTATAAAGGAAGCTGCCTGGTTTCTCCTAGCCCAGAACTGAGAACATTCCAGAGCTTCCTCCAAGATGCTGCTGATCCTGCTCTCAGTGACCTTGCTGGCCCTGAGCTCAGCTCAAAGCCTGTTTGATGgtaagagaaggaaaggggagagtGCTGAGACTCTGCTTGGGGCTTAAGGGATGGCACTGCAGTGAGGAAGATGGTAAGAGAGGGCAAAAATGAAAGATGAGGTACAGAGTTCTTAAGACAATGATAAAGCCCTTCACATCCTCATTGACACCAAGGCCTCATACTTTATTTAAAGTGCAATTCCAACCCAATCCAGAATTTTAACCAGAGGAATGACAAGGTAAGTTTTTAACAAAGATCTCTCTATGTGTTATGAAGGAtgcattggaaaaaaataaagactggaaCAGAGATGTTTCTTTGTGAAGATGTTATGGTAATCAAAGTAGGCTGTAGATGAGGGTGACCCTGTTAGGAGGTGCCAGATGGATGGAGGAGGTGAAGCCCATTCAGAGCTATTTCAGAGAAAGAGACTAggataatctctctctctctctctctctctctctctctctctctctctctctctctctcccccatctccctctccctctccctctctctctctccatgtagATACAGAGATCCCAGGAACCAGTGGTCTCATTTTACCCCCATCCATATTTAATATTTCAGTACATTGCTCCCAATATGGGCAAACTTGTATCCACTTGTTTACTGCTGGTTGCCCcaccttgagaaatataagtaaagGATTTCATGAATGGATATCTTAGAATTCCCATAGGATATAAGTCAATATAAGCAAAGGATTTCATGAATTGAGAGGGCAGAAGTCCACTAAAATATGACATTGAAATAGCCCAGCACTTCACCTAAATTAGCATTATGGTTTGAGGGATcctaggcttcccttgtagctcagtcagtaaaaagtctgcctgcaaggccagagacccaggttcagttccaggctcaggaagattcccctggagaaggaaatggcaacccactcgagtattcctgcctggagaatcccaaggacagaggagcctggcaggctatagtctatagggttgcaagagtcagacacgacagaacaactaagctacacacacacagggaggacAAAACTGCCTTTTCTCTTAGAGTTTGTGATTGATCCTCAGCACAGGAGCAACCCTGCCATTGCTTCATGTCTGCTTCCCTTTGCAATAGCATCACAGACAGTGACTGACAAGTTAACTTCAGGGATATAGAGATGTAGTTGAAGAGTCCCATTCCCTGTACAACAGCTGTGAGCCCTGAACTTACTTTACACttcatcttctgcttctttccctAGAAGGCATCAGCGAAGACTTCCCTGCCCCATATATGGCAAGACTTAATTAGTTCTCATtcaactgttgtttttttttttccattagccACTTTTCATTTTTCCGGTGTCCTACTATCATCTTTGTCTTGTCAAGGACTGATTAATGCTAGAaacccttcccaggtggctcagaggtcaagaatctagctgcaacacaggagacgagggttcaatcccttggttgggaagattctttggagaaagaactccattccattccattccattgttcctgcctgggaaatcccatggacagaagaacctagcaGCCGaaagaccatggggtcgcaaaagagtcagatacgattaaacaacaacagcaattagCTCGGATGACACAGGAGAATTCTGCCTATATACCCTCAGACCAGAAATAACTGTTTAGTACCAACCACTCAACTTGTTCCTTCTTCCCTAATATTCCTCTCTCTAAATATATGGTTTaagaagaaatgtaaagaaatggAGTCTGGGTCCCTTTGTCCCTGTAATTAATTTTGCTcactgttatttagtcactcttAGGCAAACCATTATTTATGtttctctctatctctctttATTGTTGCTTATCAGGTCTTAGAAGAAGTGAATTCCACATATGCATTCAACTGGCCAGACTTGAAGTCACAGATGTCAGTTCACATCACTGACCCAAAATATAACCAGCAACATAACTGACATTGATAAtccatttgctttcttttgtctttGGAAACATCCTCTGAGAATTCTAAGATATCCAATAACTTCATTTTTGCCAAATTGAGGACACCTATTTGTCTCAAGAACACAGAATTACTATTCAATATCACTAGTATGTGAGTGAACAGGAACCCTGCAAAATGAAGCTGAGGGTAAGAGGGAAATTGGTAGTTCACAAGCAGGTCCTAGGAGAAAGGGAATGTCTGATAAGgtgaccagagatcaaaataaGAGGGGTGCCTTCCATCACCAAGTTCTTCTATTCCTGTGCTGTATCCTACAGATGCAGAAAACCCGGACCAGGGCTCCCCTGAGCACTTTCAGAGATCTACTGAGGGACCTGAAACACCACCACCTGGAGCCCCTCCTAATGGTGAAAACCTAGAAGGTGAATCTCAGCTAGGTCCAGCCTCACAAGATGGTGAACCTCAGCAAGGACCACCCCCAAAAGGTGGTGGACCTCGGCAGAAACCACGTCCAAAAGGTGATGGACCTCAGCAGACACCACGTCCACAAGGTGATGGACCTCAGCAGAGACCACGTCCACAAGGTGATGGACCTCAGCAGAGACCACCTCCACGAGATGGTGAACCTCCGCAGAGACCACCCCCACCAAAGCAACGTTGTCATCACCATCCTCCCCCACTTTCTCCTGAAAGACATCACAGACCACCACCCCCAAGACGTGGACCACAAAGATCTCCCCAAGGCCCACCAACCCAGTAATCTGGA
Coding sequences within:
- the LOC113892484 gene encoding basic salivary proline-rich protein 1-like isoform X2 — protein: MLLILLSVTLLALSSAQSLFDDAENPDQGSPEHFQRSTEGPETPPPGAPPNGENLEGESQLGPASQDGEPQQGPPPKGGGPRQKPRPKGDGPQQTPRPQGDGPQQRPRPQGDGPQQRPPPRDGEPPQRPPPPKQRCHHHPPPLSPERHHRPPPPRRGPQRSPQGPPTQ
- the LOC113892484 gene encoding basic salivary proline-rich protein 1-like isoform X1; protein product: MCPLIIGAGINFLLVETSGKGKSDAENPDQGSPEHFQRSTEGPETPPPGAPPNGENLEGESQLGPASQDGEPQQGPPPKGGGPRQKPRPKGDGPQQTPRPQGDGPQQRPRPQGDGPQQRPPPRDGEPPQRPPPPKQRCHHHPPPLSPERHHRPPPPRRGPQRSPQGPPTQ
- the LOC113892484 gene encoding uncharacterized protein LOC113892484 isoform X3; translation: MVNLSKDHPQKVVDLGRNHVQKVMDLSRHHVHKVMDLSRDHVHKVMDLSRDHLHEMVNLRRDHPHQSNVVITILPHFLLKDITDHHPQDVDHKDLPKAHQPSNLEFNDRYASSSLSIKILTTTSFTLYYVIESTENMWKLPTPGFQSKYFCSDILE